In Nocardioides luti, the DNA window GCGCTCCTCGCCGACCTTGAGCCGCAGCATGCGGTCGACGTACTCCTGCGGGGTGCCGAGGCCGTAGATGCAGGAGACCGTGCTGACCACGATCACGTCGCGCCGCGTCAGCAGCGAGTTGGTCGCGCTGTGCCGCAGCCGCTCGACCTCCTCGTTGATCGAGGAGTCCTTCTCGATGTAGGTGTCCGTCTGCGGGACGTAGGCCTCGGGCTGGTAGTAGTCGTAGTAGGAGACGAAGTACTCGATCGCGTTGTCCGGGAAGAGCTGGCGCAGCTCGTTCGCGAACTGCGCGGCCAGCGTCTTGTTGGGCTGCAGCACCAGTAGCGGGCGCTGCACCTGCTCGGCCACCCAGGCCACCGACGCCGTCTTGCCCGTGCCGGTCGCACCCAGCAGGACGACGTCCTTGACGCCCCCCTTCACCCGCTTGGTGATCTCCGCGATCGCGGTCGGCTGGTCGCCGGAGGGCGAGTAGTCCGAGACCACCTTGAAGGGGGCCACCCGGCGCTCGAGATCGGTCACTGGTCGCATGTCCTCCAGCGTACGGGCGACCTCCGACAGTGGGGATGTCGTCGCGTGTGGCGGGTGGGCAGAGCTGGCTCAGGTTGCTGGTCCGTCCGCAATATGACCCCATGACGACGACCCCCAAGGCTGTGGCGATCTATGCGCGGATCAGCAGCGACACCGACGGCACCGGCGCAGGTGTGGCGCGTCAGGTCCAGGACTGCCATGCCCTGGCCGAGCGCTTGACGTGGGCGGTCTCGGGTGAGTACCTCGACAACGATGTCTCCGCCTATTCGGGCCGACGACGCCCCGAGTACGAGCGCCTCCTAGGCGACATCGGCGACGGCTTCATCGATGGGGTGCTCGTGTGGCACCAGGACCGACTGCACCGCAGACCGATCGAGCTGGAGCAGTTCTTCACCGTGATCGACACCGCGGGGATCGCGAACAACGTGAAGACAGTGACCGGAAACAGCGATTTCGGAACCGGCGACGGGGTGTTCATTGCCCAACTGATCGGGGCTGTCGCAGCCAAGGAATCTGCCGACAAGTCCCGCAGGGTGGCACGCAAGAACGACCAGAACGCAGCTGAGGGCAAGCCACACCGCGGGTCCACCCGGCCCTACGGCTACCGCAGTGACTTCACCACCATCGACCCCGAGGAAGCGTGACTGTTCCGCGTCATGGTCGATCGCCTCCTCGCCGGGGAATCGACCCGCTCGATCGCGTCCTGGCTCAACGCTGAAGGACATCCAACGGTGACGGCGCCGACTGGCGCACCAGCACCCTGCGCGGGATGCTGCTCAACCCCCGCTACGCCGGACAACGCGTCCACCCAGGTCAGATCGTTGGGCCCGGGCCATGGGCACCGATCATCGATGAAGACATTCACCGCAAGATCGCGATCGCGTTCCAGGAACGAGCATCCTCGGGTCGACGCGCTCCCCAGCGATACCTCCTCTCGGGGCTGCTGCGCTGCGGACGCTGCGAAAACCGGCTGTTCTCCAGCCCTCGCGCGGACCGCCGCCGCT includes these proteins:
- a CDS encoding recombinase family protein; this translates as MTTTPKAVAIYARISSDTDGTGAGVARQVQDCHALAERLTWAVSGEYLDNDVSAYSGRRRPEYERLLGDIGDGFIDGVLVWHQDRLHRRPIELEQFFTVIDTAGIANNVKTVTGNSDFGTGDGVFIAQLIGAVAAKESADKSRRVARKNDQNAAEGKPHRGSTRPYGYRSDFTTIDPEEA